In Microbacterium sp. 1.5R, the following are encoded in one genomic region:
- a CDS encoding cation diffusion facilitator family transporter, which produces MTVIIAFLANILVAIAKTVAAVITSSASMVAEAAHSWADAGNEVFLLIADRRGARAKDARHPLGYGRAAFVWSLIAAFGIFTAGSIVSIMHGVQELSETGPVESPTVAYTVLGIAFVLEGASFTQAMVKSRRLARERGSSTWDYVLDTSDTTLRAVFFEDLAALIGLVIAAGAIAMHQVTGVAAWDAIGSILVGILLGVVAVILIGRNIAFLVGSNASPALRDRVGRALLSSPQIQRLTYLHIEYVGPNRLFIVAEVDLTGDAREHDVARSLRAIEQQIEAHDVVETVVLSLSVDDEESLEFGAAV; this is translated from the coding sequence GTGACGGTCATCATCGCTTTCCTCGCCAACATCCTCGTCGCGATCGCCAAGACGGTCGCGGCCGTGATCACCTCTTCCGCGTCGATGGTCGCCGAAGCCGCGCACTCGTGGGCGGATGCCGGCAACGAGGTCTTCCTCCTGATCGCCGACCGTCGCGGTGCGCGGGCGAAGGATGCCCGGCATCCGCTGGGCTACGGGCGCGCGGCGTTCGTCTGGTCGTTGATCGCGGCGTTCGGCATCTTCACCGCCGGCTCGATCGTGTCGATCATGCATGGTGTCCAAGAGCTGTCCGAGACGGGCCCGGTCGAGAGCCCGACCGTCGCGTACACCGTGCTCGGCATCGCATTCGTGCTCGAGGGCGCGTCGTTCACGCAGGCGATGGTGAAGTCTCGACGGTTGGCACGCGAGCGCGGATCGTCGACGTGGGACTACGTGCTCGACACCAGCGACACGACGCTGCGGGCGGTGTTCTTCGAGGACCTGGCGGCTCTGATCGGCCTCGTGATCGCGGCCGGCGCGATCGCGATGCACCAGGTCACCGGCGTCGCCGCATGGGATGCGATCGGGTCGATCCTCGTCGGCATCCTGCTGGGTGTCGTGGCGGTCATCCTCATCGGACGCAACATCGCGTTTCTGGTGGGCTCCAACGCGTCGCCCGCGCTGCGTGATCGAGTCGGGCGGGCGCTGCTCTCGTCTCCGCAGATCCAGCGGCTCACGTATCTGCACATCGAGTACGTGGGCCCGAACCGCCTGTTCATCGTCGCCGAGGTCGACCTGACCGGTGACGCGCGTGAGCACGATGTGGCTCGAAGCCTGCGCGCGATCGAGCAGCAGATCGAGGCGCACGACGTCGTCGAGACGGTGGTGCTGTCGCTGTCGGTCGACGACGAGGAGTCCCTCGAGTTCGGGGCAGCTGTCTGA
- a CDS encoding serine protein kinase RIO translates to MSDLFASSEASSSRLSGASTFDASPFESVPTFADVEPGDGQRWTTWPAITPSERGPLPWPAWVVTSAGALDTELGILKTGKEADVFLLERAVPDDPAQRTLLAAKRYRDTDHSSFHRSGVYTEGRSTRNTRDTRALAKKSEHGRAVAALQWSFAEFDALCRMWELGAPVPYPVQVNGTELLMEFIGDASGVAAPRLAAVRSDRGELADLYDQIVDLMRIFAAAGFAHGDLSAYNLLVHDGRVRVIDLPQIVDIIANPRGLDLLHRDCVNICDWFTRRRVERDPEELFAELLAASYA, encoded by the coding sequence GTGTCTGATCTGTTCGCTTCTTCCGAAGCATCCTCTTCCCGTCTCTCCGGTGCGTCGACCTTCGACGCCTCCCCCTTCGAATCGGTCCCGACGTTCGCCGATGTCGAGCCCGGCGACGGCCAGCGCTGGACCACCTGGCCGGCGATCACCCCCTCTGAACGTGGGCCGCTGCCCTGGCCGGCCTGGGTGGTGACGAGCGCCGGCGCGCTCGACACCGAACTCGGCATCCTGAAGACCGGCAAGGAGGCCGACGTGTTCCTGCTCGAACGGGCGGTGCCGGATGACCCCGCCCAGCGCACATTGCTCGCCGCCAAGCGCTACCGCGACACCGATCACAGCAGCTTCCACCGCTCGGGCGTCTACACCGAGGGCCGCAGCACCAGGAACACCCGCGACACCAGGGCGCTCGCGAAGAAGAGCGAGCACGGCCGGGCGGTCGCCGCCCTGCAGTGGTCGTTCGCGGAGTTCGATGCGCTGTGCCGCATGTGGGAGCTCGGCGCGCCGGTCCCCTACCCCGTGCAGGTCAACGGCACCGAGCTGCTGATGGAGTTCATCGGCGACGCGAGCGGGGTCGCGGCACCTCGCCTGGCGGCGGTGCGCAGCGACCGGGGCGAGCTGGCCGATCTGTACGACCAGATCGTCGACCTGATGCGGATCTTCGCTGCGGCGGGCTTCGCCCACGGCGACCTCTCGGCGTACAACCTGCTCGTGCACGACGGCCGGGTGCGGGTGATCGACCTGCCGCAGATCGTGGACATCATCGCGAACCCGCGAGGCCTGGATCTCCTGCACCGCGACTGCGTCAACATCTGCGACTGGTTCACCCGCCGCCGTGTCGAACGCGACCCCGAAGAGCTGTTCGCCGAGCTGCTCGCCGCGTCGTACGCGTGA
- a CDS encoding MFS transporter: MSESPQSGAVPEPAATANSGAVGVIGLDLRGETPAPKKQVYSWALWDWATQPFNTVILTFIFTALYLTTEAFLPASIAGLDAKDPIREAAEADLASGLGLGSTIAGIAILLIAPVLGQRADAAGRQKLWLGIGTGALVACMFGLWFVEPTPALFWLGVALISAGSVFGEIAAVNSNAMLVGIANPKTVGRISGLGWGFGYIGGIIALVLVVIFYMLDWFGLPEDGGLPFRIIAVGCAIWAIVFSIPIFLNVPEPSLGRPERKVGFFASYGLLVKDVVGLYRNPETRQTFWFLLSSAVFRDGLGGVFAFGAVIASQVFDFAFLDLVIFGIAANLIAGVSTIIAGRYDDRFGPKRIILISLASMVIAGLAVFFLVDAGTVVFWIGGLLLCAFVGPAQAASRSFLARITPAGREGEIFGLYATTGRAASWMASGAWTLLIVLSGSTSYGILGIVLVLITGFLLLLPVKATQRA; this comes from the coding sequence ATGAGCGAATCCCCGCAGAGCGGCGCGGTGCCCGAGCCCGCTGCGACGGCCAACAGCGGCGCGGTCGGCGTGATCGGCCTCGACCTGCGCGGCGAGACACCGGCCCCGAAGAAGCAGGTCTACTCGTGGGCGCTGTGGGATTGGGCGACGCAGCCTTTCAACACCGTCATCCTGACCTTCATCTTCACGGCCCTGTACCTCACGACCGAGGCTTTCCTGCCGGCGTCGATCGCGGGCCTCGACGCCAAGGATCCGATCCGCGAAGCCGCTGAGGCCGATCTCGCCTCGGGGCTCGGCCTCGGGTCGACGATCGCCGGCATCGCGATCCTCCTGATCGCACCGGTGCTCGGTCAGCGAGCGGATGCCGCGGGGCGCCAGAAGCTCTGGCTCGGGATCGGCACCGGCGCGCTCGTCGCCTGCATGTTCGGCCTGTGGTTCGTCGAGCCGACGCCCGCGCTGTTCTGGCTGGGCGTCGCATTGATATCGGCCGGCTCTGTGTTCGGCGAGATCGCTGCCGTGAACTCGAACGCGATGCTCGTCGGCATCGCGAACCCCAAGACCGTGGGCCGCATCTCGGGGCTCGGATGGGGGTTCGGCTACATCGGCGGGATCATCGCTCTCGTCCTGGTCGTCATCTTCTATATGCTCGACTGGTTCGGCCTGCCGGAGGACGGGGGGCTGCCCTTCCGCATCATCGCCGTCGGCTGCGCGATCTGGGCGATCGTCTTCTCGATCCCGATCTTCCTCAACGTGCCGGAGCCGTCGCTCGGGCGCCCCGAGCGCAAGGTCGGCTTCTTCGCCTCCTACGGACTTCTCGTGAAGGACGTCGTCGGCCTCTACCGCAACCCCGAGACCCGTCAGACGTTCTGGTTCCTGCTGTCGAGCGCGGTGTTCCGCGACGGACTCGGCGGCGTCTTCGCCTTCGGGGCCGTCATCGCCAGCCAGGTGTTCGACTTCGCCTTCCTCGATCTCGTGATCTTCGGCATCGCAGCGAACCTCATCGCGGGCGTCTCGACGATCATCGCCGGCCGCTACGACGACCGCTTCGGGCCGAAGCGCATCATCCTCATCTCGCTCGCCTCGATGGTGATCGCGGGGCTCGCCGTCTTCTTCCTCGTGGATGCGGGCACGGTCGTGTTCTGGATCGGCGGCCTGCTGCTCTGCGCATTCGTCGGTCCCGCGCAGGCGGCATCCCGGTCGTTCCTCGCCCGCATCACCCCGGCCGGGCGCGAGGGCGAGATCTTCGGCCTCTACGCCACGACCGGGCGGGCGGCGAGCTGGATGGCATCCGGTGCGTGGACGCTGCTGATCGTGCTCTCGGGGTCGACGTCGTACGGCATCCTGGGCATCGTGCTGGTGCTGATCACCGGGTTCCTCCTGCTGCTGCCGGTGAAGGCGACACAGCGGGCCTGA